A genomic segment from Chitinophaga niabensis encodes:
- a CDS encoding LTA synthase family protein — protein MNIPKLHFWIPAFNRFLLLSCLWLIIILLLRATDLVSIGNFPVAPAPLIANALWADLLTFLSLVRWIAVPFVLLYMFVNSKAANIFYLLLISLYVLISFGLNLYFHQANVPLGADVFGYSVKDIKQTVGAAAGGLPVSTIIALAVVIVLSIAAIFLFTRLQVRGDRRGFWFVLACILLFWVPLSASLTHNRLRSEYAGNIALNKTGFFLTRAQQYFLSPDDEAALPDPGYVAANQYPFLHNAGTDNVLAPYFKPAGERPPNIVIVLVEGLGRAFSGQDAYLGSFTPFLDSLSQHSLYWENFLSGGGRTFAVLPSLLGSLPFAKNGFAELAPQLPNSLTLLNIAKHNGYRTRFLYAGDAGFDKMDLFAKDQSVDTIIGKENFGEGYELLPANSGGFTWGYSDAALFSKYLDVTPSDSLQPRLDVMLTVSTHSPFIIPDQAYYNALAEERIRALSLTKEQQAEHLQYKAVYASILYMDNALRNFFRALVARPDHQHTIVLITGDHRLPEIPMRSKIDRYHTMLMVHSPLLERAAKFSSVSSHLDVAPALIAYLGGFQGFKTPSLVTWVGNGLDTARAFRNIHHYPLMQTKNDLVDFISGTWMLNSDNLFRILPDLNLEPVTDIEKIQQLRTGFNNFRQKNNQFLQTQQLIPDSLYKQFVP, from the coding sequence ATGAATATACCTAAACTACACTTCTGGATACCCGCATTTAACAGGTTCCTGTTACTTTCATGCCTCTGGCTGATCATCATCCTGCTGTTACGGGCAACGGACCTGGTGAGCATCGGTAATTTCCCTGTTGCGCCCGCCCCCCTCATTGCCAATGCCCTGTGGGCAGATCTTCTCACATTCCTGAGTTTGGTACGCTGGATAGCAGTTCCTTTTGTACTGCTTTATATGTTTGTGAACAGTAAAGCTGCAAATATCTTTTATCTCCTGCTGATCAGTTTATATGTATTGATCAGTTTTGGATTGAACCTCTATTTTCATCAGGCCAATGTGCCGCTGGGGGCAGATGTTTTTGGCTATTCTGTGAAAGATATCAAACAAACTGTAGGGGCAGCAGCCGGCGGATTACCTGTTTCCACCATCATTGCCCTGGCCGTAGTGATTGTTCTTTCAATCGCTGCCATTTTCCTTTTTACAAGGCTTCAGGTCCGGGGAGACAGGAGAGGGTTCTGGTTTGTGTTAGCATGTATCTTACTTTTCTGGGTGCCGCTCTCCGCATCACTTACCCATAACCGGCTTCGGTCTGAATATGCAGGGAATATTGCCCTTAATAAAACAGGTTTCTTCCTCACCAGGGCACAGCAATATTTTTTATCTCCTGATGATGAAGCCGCTCTGCCGGATCCCGGTTATGTGGCTGCTAATCAATATCCCTTTTTGCATAATGCCGGTACAGATAATGTGCTGGCGCCTTACTTTAAACCAGCCGGGGAGCGCCCGCCCAATATAGTGATTGTATTGGTAGAAGGGCTTGGCAGAGCATTTTCCGGCCAGGATGCTTACCTCGGAAGTTTTACACCTTTCCTGGATTCTTTATCGCAGCACAGTCTTTACTGGGAGAACTTCCTGAGCGGCGGCGGCAGAACATTTGCCGTGTTGCCCTCCCTGCTGGGTTCTCTGCCTTTTGCGAAGAATGGTTTTGCAGAACTGGCACCGCAATTGCCGAACTCCCTTACTTTACTGAACATCGCTAAACACAATGGTTACCGCACCCGTTTCCTCTACGCCGGAGATGCGGGTTTTGATAAAATGGACCTTTTTGCAAAAGACCAGTCCGTAGATACAATTATCGGTAAAGAAAACTTCGGGGAGGGATATGAATTACTTCCCGCAAACAGCGGAGGTTTTACATGGGGGTACTCAGATGCCGCCCTGTTCTCAAAATACCTGGATGTTACCCCGTCGGACAGCTTGCAGCCAAGGCTGGATGTAATGCTCACCGTATCCACCCATTCTCCCTTTATTATCCCGGATCAGGCATATTATAATGCATTGGCAGAAGAACGTATACGGGCCCTTTCTTTAACGAAAGAGCAACAGGCAGAGCACCTGCAATACAAAGCCGTATATGCTTCCATCTTATACATGGATAATGCCCTGCGTAATTTCTTCCGCGCACTGGTTGCAAGGCCGGATCATCAGCACACAATTGTACTGATCACAGGAGATCACCGTTTGCCTGAAATACCCATGCGCTCTAAAATAGACAGGTATCATACCATGCTCATGGTACATTCACCCTTATTGGAACGCGCCGCAAAGTTTTCTTCTGTTTCCTCCCACCTGGATGTTGCACCAGCTCTCATAGCTTACCTTGGCGGATTCCAGGGGTTTAAAACACCCTCCCTTGTTACATGGGTGGGTAATGGACTGGATACGGCGCGGGCATTCAGGAATATACATCATTATCCACTGATGCAAACAAAGAACGACCTGGTGGATTTCATATCCGGTACCTGGATGCTGAATAGTGATAATCTTTTCAGGATACTTCCCGATCTTAACCTGGAGCCGGTAACAGACATTGAAAAGATACAGCAGTTGAGAACAGGCTTTAATAATTTCCGTCAGAAGAATAACCAGTTCCTGCAAACACAACAGCTGATCCCTGATTCTTTGTACAAACAGTTTGTTCCCTGA
- a CDS encoding YaiO family outer membrane beta-barrel protein: MRALYLIVFTCFITLHITAQDNRSSDELFQEARKAAFDRKDYTEAIRLCRIALSKSPDYSDIRVFLGRVYTWSDKTDSARREFQYILQNQPSYEDVYVAAADLEYWNDQPEKALELLNKGLENHPRSEDLLLRKAKVLASVKQLPEAAKTANMLLDINPGNAAARAVLSSIRDQVRKNKIDLSYDYTYFDKRFDQPWHMLSFSYARQTAIGTVLGRINYARKFGEGGVQGELEAYPRISNTFYSYVGLGYSGNDIFPRYRAGFSLYANLPRSFEAELGFRYLYFSSSTWVYTASVGKYLSNFWFNLRTYLTPGEDNLSKSFNFTTRYYTAGADDFITLGIGTGISPDDQRNNINYKINNSLMSYKLNLAWQRTFAKQNIIGINGTWYYEEYRPDTYGNQLNIGISLMRRF, from the coding sequence ATGAGGGCTTTATACCTGATCGTATTCACCTGTTTTATTACTCTGCATATTACTGCGCAGGACAACCGTTCATCTGATGAACTTTTTCAGGAAGCCCGCAAAGCGGCTTTCGACAGAAAGGACTATACAGAGGCGATACGGCTATGCAGGATAGCGTTGTCAAAAAGTCCTGACTATTCGGATATACGCGTTTTCCTTGGGCGCGTATATACCTGGAGTGACAAAACGGACAGTGCCCGGAGGGAATTTCAGTACATCCTGCAAAACCAGCCTTCTTATGAAGATGTATATGTGGCTGCAGCCGATCTGGAATACTGGAATGATCAGCCGGAAAAAGCGCTTGAACTGCTGAATAAAGGGCTGGAAAATCATCCCCGTTCAGAAGACCTGCTCCTGCGGAAAGCCAAAGTGCTGGCTTCTGTGAAACAACTTCCGGAAGCAGCCAAAACCGCCAATATGCTTTTGGATATCAATCCCGGGAATGCTGCAGCACGTGCTGTATTAAGCAGTATCCGTGACCAGGTGCGGAAGAACAAGATAGATCTCAGTTATGACTATACCTATTTTGATAAAAGGTTTGATCAGCCCTGGCATATGTTAAGCTTCAGCTATGCCAGGCAAACCGCTATAGGAACTGTACTCGGACGGATCAACTATGCCAGGAAATTCGGAGAAGGCGGCGTGCAGGGTGAACTGGAAGCTTATCCCAGGATCTCCAATACCTTCTATTCTTATGTTGGCCTGGGTTATTCCGGCAACGACATTTTTCCACGCTACCGCGCAGGCTTCTCACTTTATGCCAATCTGCCCCGAAGCTTTGAAGCAGAGCTGGGTTTCCGGTACCTCTATTTCTCCAGTTCCACCTGGGTATATACAGCTTCTGTAGGAAAGTACCTCAGCAACTTCTGGTTCAATCTGCGTACTTATCTTACACCGGGGGAAGACAACCTTTCCAAATCCTTTAACTTTACCACTCGTTATTATACAGCCGGTGCGGACGATTTTATCACGCTGGGAATAGGCACGGGTATTTCTCCCGATGATCAGCGCAATAATATCAACTATAAGATCAATAACAGCCTGATGAGCTACAAACTAAACCTGGCCTGGCAACGCACCTTTGCAAAACAGAACATCATAGGCATCAATGGCACCTGGTATTATGAAGAATACCGGCCGGACACTTATGGCAACCAGCTCAATATAGGTATCAGCCTGATGCGCAGGTTCTGA
- a CDS encoding response regulator transcription factor has translation MKILIAEDDNLIRRTIEIKLAKDGYEVISCSEGNTALDCIREEMPDIVLTDIMLPSVSGLEIVSAVKDITDKSIKVIVLSAMGQENIVEEAFRLGADDYMTKPFSLSELSIRVKKLIHSK, from the coding sequence ATGAAAATACTTATTGCAGAAGATGATAACCTCATCCGCAGAACGATCGAGATTAAACTGGCAAAAGATGGTTACGAAGTTATTTCCTGCTCAGAAGGTAATACAGCATTGGACTGTATCCGTGAAGAAATGCCGGATATCGTGCTCACGGATATTATGCTCCCTTCAGTATCCGGGCTGGAAATTGTGAGCGCCGTGAAGGATATTACAGATAAATCGATCAAGGTGATCGTATTATCTGCCATGGGGCAGGAGAATATCGTGGAAGAAGCATTCCGGCTGGGTGCAGATGATTACATGACCAAACCTTTCAGTCTTTCAGAACTTTCCATCAGAGTAAAGAAACTGATTCATTCCAAATAG
- a CDS encoding HEAT repeat domain-containing protein — MKQPDTIPADTLYAYTLFFVALIIVILIATHLRLSIRKKQFLLEKKLQEFFDQWLSSMLLDDFSEGVKVEVPEGLKDTRKNKIARQYAIDQLISTKKSLVGVASRNVVYLYEQLGLKTSSLRKFNSRIWYKKAKGIYELYMMEQKDMKEPVLRYTNSSNEYIRQEAQTAVLAFSGFEGLSFLNKLTRSMNSWQQVKLLEQLEPLDPGYLEPLKNWLRSENNSVVIFALKLAEIYQQYHLKEAVEACLLHPKEKVRTQAIKTLTQTGDEHTAQVLVEKYATETIVNRTAILKALENIATDQQKAFLEKELQSGDTSIQLQTARVIAKCCTNGMAELQHKPGFQQIFLHIKNEMAR; from the coding sequence TTGAAACAACCGGACACTATTCCCGCAGATACCTTATATGCGTATACGCTCTTTTTTGTGGCGCTGATCATCGTTATACTGATAGCTACGCATCTACGGCTTTCCATTAGGAAAAAACAGTTCCTCCTTGAAAAAAAGCTGCAGGAATTCTTTGATCAATGGTTAAGCAGTATGCTGCTGGATGATTTTTCAGAAGGTGTGAAAGTGGAGGTCCCGGAAGGATTAAAAGATACCAGGAAAAATAAGATCGCCCGGCAATATGCCATTGACCAGCTTATCAGTACCAAAAAGAGCCTCGTTGGCGTTGCCTCCCGCAATGTGGTTTACCTCTATGAGCAGCTGGGATTGAAAACAAGTTCCCTCCGGAAGTTTAATAGCAGGATCTGGTATAAAAAAGCAAAAGGCATCTATGAGCTGTATATGATGGAGCAGAAAGATATGAAGGAACCTGTACTGCGTTATACCAACAGCAGCAACGAGTATATCAGGCAGGAGGCGCAGACAGCCGTGCTGGCTTTCTCGGGTTTTGAAGGCCTTTCTTTCCTCAACAAACTTACCCGGTCAATGAACAGCTGGCAACAGGTAAAGCTGCTGGAACAGCTGGAACCGCTTGATCCGGGATACCTGGAACCATTGAAGAACTGGTTGCGTTCTGAAAATAACAGCGTGGTGATCTTTGCATTAAAACTTGCGGAGATCTATCAGCAATACCACCTCAAAGAAGCTGTAGAGGCATGTTTGCTGCATCCCAAAGAAAAAGTAAGAACGCAGGCCATCAAAACCCTCACACAAACAGGAGATGAGCATACTGCGCAGGTACTGGTGGAGAAATATGCAACGGAAACCATTGTTAACAGAACTGCCATCCTCAAGGCACTGGAAAACATAGCCACCGATCAACAGAAAGCATTCCTTGAAAAGGAACTGCAAAGCGGGGATACCTCCATTCAGCTGCAAACGGCACGGGTAATAGCAAAGTGCTGCACGAACGGAATGGCTGAGCTGCAGCATAAACCCGGGTTTCAACAGATATTCCTTCATATTAAAAACGAAATGGCAAGATGA
- a CDS encoding glycosyltransferase family 2 protein, protein MNFVDILIYIIISAIFLYSVALIVFYVFIGLNSIGETREYLNKNDFTDYRLLASSPHAPTVSILAPAYNEGATIVENVRSLLSLYYNKLELVVINDGSKDDSLQKLIDAYKLEKVDFFVNYSIPTQQVKAVYKTRHPAYNKLVVVDKVNGGKADALNVGINIASNDYIVCIDADCILEHDAILKMVKPFLEEGEARVIASGGVIRIANSCEVKNGRLTRVYLPENYWARMQALEYIRAFLLGRMAWTRLDGLLLISGAFGAFDKEIAIKCGGYNTETVGEDMELVVRMRRYMHEQDLPYKVTYIPDPLCWTEAPETTNILSRQRNRWTRGTIETLRSHKKIFLNPRYDLLGVLSYPYWLLFEMLAPLIEFAGFIVFIVLAAMGLINWHTFFAFLLFIISFGYLNSIFAIYMEVATYNQYRRKREVRKLIFAALTEPFVFHPFVVWAGIRGYFDFLRKRRAWGEMTRKGFTKAVS, encoded by the coding sequence ATGAACTTCGTGGATATACTCATATATATTATCATATCAGCTATATTCCTGTATTCAGTTGCGCTGATCGTTTTTTATGTGTTCATTGGCCTTAACTCCATCGGGGAAACAAGAGAATACCTGAATAAGAATGATTTTACCGATTACCGGCTGCTGGCCTCTTCCCCGCATGCACCAACAGTGAGTATACTCGCGCCTGCCTATAATGAAGGCGCTACCATTGTAGAGAATGTAAGATCACTTCTTTCCCTGTATTATAATAAGCTGGAACTGGTAGTGATCAACGACGGGAGTAAAGACGACAGCCTGCAAAAGCTCATTGATGCCTATAAGCTGGAGAAAGTTGATTTTTTTGTGAATTACAGCATTCCAACGCAGCAGGTAAAAGCAGTGTATAAAACCCGCCACCCTGCTTATAATAAACTCGTGGTGGTGGATAAGGTGAACGGAGGAAAGGCAGATGCGCTGAATGTGGGGATCAATATCGCCAGTAATGATTATATCGTTTGTATAGACGCAGATTGCATACTGGAACATGATGCCATCCTGAAAATGGTCAAACCTTTCCTGGAAGAAGGAGAAGCCAGGGTGATCGCATCTGGCGGAGTGATCCGCATCGCCAATTCCTGCGAGGTGAAGAACGGAAGGCTGACACGTGTTTATTTACCGGAGAATTACTGGGCCAGGATGCAGGCCCTGGAATACATACGTGCCTTCCTGTTAGGCCGCATGGCCTGGACGCGGCTGGATGGATTGCTGCTGATCTCCGGCGCCTTTGGTGCTTTTGATAAGGAAATTGCCATTAAATGCGGTGGTTACAATACAGAAACGGTAGGAGAAGATATGGAACTGGTAGTTAGAATGAGGCGTTATATGCACGAACAGGACCTTCCTTACAAAGTAACATACATTCCTGATCCGCTCTGCTGGACCGAAGCACCCGAAACCACCAATATATTAAGCCGCCAGCGCAACCGCTGGACACGTGGAACCATCGAAACACTTCGTTCTCATAAAAAGATCTTTCTTAATCCCCGTTATGATCTGCTGGGTGTACTGAGCTATCCTTACTGGTTATTATTTGAAATGCTGGCACCTCTGATCGAGTTTGCCGGTTTTATCGTATTCATCGTATTAGCCGCAATGGGATTGATCAACTGGCATACATTCTTTGCTTTTTTATTGTTTATTATTTCATTCGGTTATCTCAATTCCATTTTTGCTATTTATATGGAAGTAGCCACCTATAATCAATACAGGCGGAAAAGGGAAGTGAGGAAGCTGATCTTTGCTGCACTTACAGAACCTTTTGTTTTTCATCCATTTGTAGTATGGGCGGGTATCAGGGGATATTTTGATTTCCTGCGTAAACGCAGGGCCTGGGGCGAAATGACGAGGAAGGGGTTTACAAAAGCTGTATCATAA
- a CDS encoding GNAT family N-acetyltransferase, with protein sequence MIFREALPADIPALHYVRMAVKENVLNTPSLVTTEDYRAFLTTDGKGWLCETEQGIAGFAIVDIKQRNIWALFVHPLSEGKGIGKQLQALMLDWYFASFREALWLTTAAGTRAERFYTSTGWRNTGLQANSEVRFEMSYEQWMKSKNATEESAAL encoded by the coding sequence ATGATCTTCAGAGAAGCCCTTCCGGCAGACATCCCCGCTCTTCACTACGTTCGCATGGCGGTAAAGGAAAATGTGCTCAATACGCCATCTCTTGTTACCACGGAGGATTACAGGGCCTTCCTTACTACTGATGGTAAAGGATGGCTGTGTGAAACGGAGCAAGGGATTGCAGGCTTTGCTATTGTTGACATTAAGCAGCGGAATATCTGGGCATTATTTGTACATCCACTGTCGGAGGGGAAAGGCATCGGCAAACAATTGCAGGCATTGATGCTGGATTGGTATTTTGCTTCTTTTAGAGAGGCCTTATGGCTGACTACGGCAGCCGGTACGCGTGCGGAGCGGTTTTATACTTCTACCGGTTGGAGGAATACAGGGTTACAGGCGAATAGCGAAGTGAGGTTTGAGATGAGTTATGAGCAATGGATGAAATCAAAGAACGCCACAGAGGAATCTGCAGCGCTATAA
- a CDS encoding PAS domain-containing sensor histidine kinase, with the protein MRNDNIGFDVLFQYATLGIIVTDAEGKIILANPFLLRQFGYIEDELTGEPVEKLIPGRFGHRHKHHRDGFNQHPHSRPMGIGLDLFALRKDGSEFPVEISLGAYKTESGQFVVAFVSDISLRKASENALKELNAALEKKVEERTASLSEAVAQLNIQMQKEKELNELKSRFVSMASHEFRTPLSTVLSSAFLISKYEQSTEQPQREKHIQRIVSAVNMMTDILNDFLSVGKIEEGKIPVRMLVFDVESHISSIVQEMIMLRKKQQQIDYKHTGDKNILLDPSLLKHIVQNLLSNAIKFSPEHDTITIRTVVTDGQFVCSVKDNGIGISKEDQQHLFERFFRGNNVSDIQGTGLGLHIVSKYAELMNGGIHCHSEENKGTEFTVTFKTESAI; encoded by the coding sequence ATGAGAAACGATAATATAGGCTTTGATGTACTCTTTCAATATGCCACGCTGGGTATTATCGTTACAGATGCTGAAGGAAAGATCATCCTCGCAAACCCCTTCCTGCTCAGGCAATTCGGTTATATAGAAGATGAATTGACCGGAGAACCAGTTGAAAAACTGATCCCCGGCCGCTTTGGCCATCGTCACAAACATCACAGGGATGGTTTCAATCAACATCCCCACAGCCGCCCTATGGGCATAGGGCTGGACCTGTTTGCCTTAAGGAAAGACGGTTCTGAATTCCCGGTAGAGATCAGCCTCGGTGCCTACAAAACGGAATCAGGGCAATTTGTAGTAGCATTTGTAAGTGACATCTCACTAAGGAAAGCCTCGGAAAATGCATTGAAAGAATTAAATGCCGCATTAGAGAAGAAAGTGGAAGAGCGCACTGCCTCCCTTTCAGAAGCAGTAGCGCAGTTGAATATACAAATGCAGAAGGAGAAAGAGCTGAACGAGCTAAAGTCGCGTTTTGTTTCCATGGCCTCCCATGAGTTCCGAACACCCCTCAGCACAGTACTGTCTTCTGCCTTCCTCATTTCAAAATATGAGCAGTCCACAGAACAACCACAACGCGAGAAACACATCCAACGCATTGTTTCCGCCGTAAACATGATGACGGACATCCTCAATGACTTCCTCTCGGTAGGCAAAATAGAAGAAGGTAAAATACCCGTCAGAATGCTGGTCTTCGATGTGGAAAGCCATATCAGCAGCATAGTACAGGAAATGATCATGCTGCGTAAAAAGCAGCAGCAGATAGATTATAAACATACCGGCGATAAAAACATCCTGCTGGACCCTTCTTTGCTCAAACACATCGTACAGAACCTTTTATCCAACGCCATAAAGTTCTCTCCTGAACATGATACCATTACCATAAGAACAGTAGTAACTGACGGCCAGTTCGTTTGCAGCGTAAAAGATAACGGCATCGGTATTTCCAAAGAAGACCAGCAGCATTTATTTGAAAGGTTCTTCCGCGGCAACAACGTAAGTGATATACAGGGTACAGGGCTTGGCCTGCACATCGTATCCAAATATGCAGAATTAATGAACGGCGGTATCCACTGCCATAGTGAAGAAAACAAAGGCACCGAATTCACCGTGACCTTCAAAACCGAAAGCGCAATATGA
- a CDS encoding response regulator, producing MTTILLIEDNADIRDNTAEILTMANYKVLTAADGMEGVHKAFEHKPDLIICDITMPVLDGYGVLHMLHKRNALQGTPFIFLTARAERSDMRKGMEMGADDFITKPFDAMELLQAIEIRISKAAQIKASNGFDSLLSVATGQLEALKSERNTNTYKKKQVIYTAGNRASYLFYVLKGKVKTSMLHDNGKELITGLYNEGDYLGYTTLLESGIYTDQAEAIEDAELALIPKADFDELINSNPGVLKRFIEMLAKNMVEKEEQLLGIAYNSLRKKVADALLSIHKKFNTMSIDISRDNLAAVAGVAKESLIRTLGDFRDEKLINIKEGDILLLDLKKLAYMLN from the coding sequence ATGACAACCATCCTACTTATAGAAGATAACGCAGATATCCGCGATAACACCGCAGAGATCCTGACCATGGCAAACTACAAAGTACTCACTGCAGCAGATGGCATGGAAGGTGTACACAAAGCATTCGAACATAAACCAGACCTGATCATCTGTGATATTACCATGCCTGTACTCGACGGATATGGTGTATTACACATGCTGCACAAACGGAATGCCTTGCAGGGAACGCCCTTTATCTTCCTCACCGCAAGAGCAGAAAGGTCAGATATGCGCAAAGGTATGGAAATGGGGGCCGATGATTTCATCACCAAACCCTTTGATGCCATGGAACTGTTACAAGCCATCGAGATCCGTATCAGTAAAGCCGCACAAATAAAAGCATCCAATGGTTTCGACTCATTATTATCCGTAGCCACCGGCCAGCTGGAAGCATTAAAAAGTGAGCGTAATACCAATACATACAAAAAGAAACAGGTGATCTATACAGCAGGTAACCGTGCGTCTTATCTTTTTTATGTATTAAAGGGAAAAGTAAAAACGAGCATGCTCCATGATAACGGAAAGGAACTGATCACAGGTTTATATAACGAAGGCGATTACCTGGGTTACACCACTTTGTTAGAATCCGGCATATACACCGATCAGGCGGAAGCCATCGAAGATGCAGAACTGGCACTTATCCCTAAGGCCGATTTCGATGAACTGATCAATAGCAATCCTGGTGTGCTGAAAAGATTTATTGAGATGCTGGCGAAGAACATGGTAGAGAAAGAGGAACAGCTATTGGGCATCGCGTACAATTCTTTACGAAAGAAAGTAGCAGATGCCCTGTTATCCATCCATAAGAAGTTCAATACGATGAGTATTGATATCAGCAGGGATAACCTTGCTGCTGTGGCAGGTGTAGCTAAAGAGTCCCTTATCCGAACGCTGGGAGATTTCAGGGATGAAAAGCTGATCAATATTAAGGAAGGGGATATCCTGCTGCTGGACCTGAAGAAGCTGGCGTATATGCTGAATTAA
- a CDS encoding universal stress protein, whose protein sequence is MKKFIVALDGLNLSNSSIQTAIRLSKFHNAHLVGVFLDDFTRNSFSIYEVLESGQDFEKTVRLLAGKDARIRDQAVIQFEEACQEARVNYSVHRDKGFSLPDLLRESIYADLLILDANETFARHQEIPPTRFVKDLLAEVQCPVFLVPKHYMPVEKVVMLYDGAPTAVFAIKMFSHILPCTLPAEVVTVKGEEDDLHLPENKLMKEFMKRRCPQATYTVLKGEPETEVLRHLQTAQENTLIVLGAYQRSAVSRWFKNSMADVLLRTLKCPLFIAHNK, encoded by the coding sequence ATGAAAAAGTTCATCGTTGCACTGGACGGCTTAAACCTCTCCAATTCCAGTATACAAACAGCCATCAGGCTCTCCAAATTCCATAACGCCCACCTGGTTGGGGTATTCCTGGACGACTTCACCCGTAACAGTTTTAGTATCTATGAAGTGCTGGAAAGCGGGCAGGATTTCGAAAAAACAGTGCGGCTACTGGCTGGAAAGGATGCCCGGATCAGAGACCAGGCGGTTATTCAGTTTGAAGAGGCCTGCCAGGAAGCCAGGGTCAACTACAGCGTTCACAGGGATAAAGGATTCTCCCTGCCAGATCTCCTCAGGGAAAGCATCTATGCCGATCTGCTCATCCTGGATGCCAATGAAACCTTTGCCCGTCACCAGGAAATCCCTCCTACCCGGTTTGTTAAAGACCTGCTGGCCGAGGTACAATGCCCGGTGTTCCTGGTTCCTAAACATTATATGCCGGTTGAAAAGGTGGTCATGTTGTATGATGGCGCCCCCACTGCAGTATTTGCCATTAAGATGTTCAGTCATATCCTTCCCTGCACGCTGCCAGCAGAAGTAGTAACGGTAAAGGGAGAAGAGGATGATCTCCATCTTCCGGAGAATAAGCTCATGAAGGAATTCATGAAACGCCGCTGCCCGCAGGCCACTTATACAGTATTAAAAGGAGAACCGGAAACCGAAGTGCTGCGGCATCTGCAAACAGCACAGGAAAATACACTTATTGTACTGGGGGCTTATCAGCGCAGTGCGGTATCCCGCTGGTTTAAGAATAGTATGGCGGATGTGCTGTTGCGTACCTTGAAATGTCCACTCTTTATAGCGCATAATAAATGA
- a CDS encoding MauE/DoxX family redox-associated membrane protein, whose protein sequence is MKKSTVLEIIVSLLVMLFLYASVSKLLDLEESREQMSKSPFITGYANFLALMVPVSEIVISVLLLIKRTRIIGLYASFCIMLAFTIYIYMMLHYSSYLPCSCGGVLALMSWEQHFWFNVVFVLIALAGILIHSRGERHVEAAKA, encoded by the coding sequence ATGAAAAAAAGTACAGTGCTGGAGATAATTGTCTCCCTGCTGGTCATGCTTTTCCTTTATGCCAGCGTAAGTAAATTATTAGATCTGGAGGAGTCGAGAGAGCAGATGTCTAAATCTCCTTTTATAACGGGGTATGCTAACTTTTTGGCATTGATGGTGCCGGTTTCAGAGATTGTAATTTCAGTATTGCTGCTTATTAAGAGAACGAGAATAATAGGGCTGTATGCTTCATTCTGCATTATGCTTGCATTCACGATATATATATACATGATGTTACATTATAGCTCATATCTTCCTTGTTCATGTGGTGGTGTATTGGCTTTGATGAGTTGGGAACAGCATTTTTGGTTTAATGTAGTATTTGTGTTGATTGCGCTGGCTGGCATTTTAATACATTCAAGAGGTGAACGGCATGTGGAAGCAGCTAAAGCATAG
- a CDS encoding DUF6520 family protein — MKKITLSVLAAFFAICSAFAGSVAQAGYYIWNHSTQSFTKLSQPPSQDWIDQNCVADDLDCYYGLDETGTIKEVIRFRPNI, encoded by the coding sequence ATGAAAAAAATAACATTGTCAGTTCTTGCCGCATTTTTTGCAATATGCTCTGCTTTCGCTGGTTCAGTAGCTCAGGCTGGATACTATATATGGAATCATTCAACCCAGAGTTTTACAAAGTTAAGCCAGCCGCCTAGTCAAGATTGGATAGACCAAAATTGCGTTGCTGATGATCTCGATTGTTATTATGGATTGGACGAAACAGGCACAATAAAGGAAGTCATTCGTTTTAGACCCAACATCTGA
- a CDS encoding DUF6520 family protein, whose protein sequence is MKKVTLSAVVAIFAIGAAFAGSATQAGHFLWNPATQSFDKTTLPPSQVLIDQRCVGSETDCYYIQNETGDKEVIALRAL, encoded by the coding sequence ATGAAAAAAGTAACATTGTCTGCCGTTGTAGCCATCTTCGCAATAGGTGCAGCTTTCGCTGGTTCTGCCACTCAAGCTGGTCACTTCCTCTGGAATCCTGCAACTCAATCTTTCGATAAAACTACCCTTCCTCCAAGTCAAGTTTTGATCGACCAAAGATGCGTTGGTTCTGAAACTGATTGCTATTACATTCAGAATGAAACTGGAGACAAAGAAGTTATCGCTCTTAGGGCTCTTTAG